Within the Enterococcus hirae ATCC 9790 genome, the region CGTCTGCTTGGATGGTTCTATAACTATTCAGCGTGATGCTTCCTCCTTACAAGTAGTTGATAATAGTCAAAGTATAATGAATTATTCCTTTAGTTTCAACACTTATAATACTTGAGTAATGAAGAGAGTCTATGGGATAATAGAAGAAAGAAAGGTGAGATGGGGATGAAAGAACGCATAAAAAAATATGACGCCATCACCCAATATTTAAAAAATAACGGGGGATCACAGGTTACTTTAACATTTACACAGATCGACGAACTTCTTTTTCCAAGTTATGGGCTCCCTAAATCAGCTAGACAAAGCACTGATTGGTGGGCAAATGATTATAAGCACCCAGAAAAAGGAGCATATGGCTGGATCAATGCTGGCTACGAGGTTGTGGTGATCAATTTAAAAAAGAATATGTTGTGTTCAATCAATTAGTTAAATCGAGTTGGCTATTCGACTGATAAGAAAACGTTGACATTATCTTGCTTTTTTGTATAATAATCACACAAGCAAAAAAAGAAATCGTTTGCAAAAGTTAAAAGAATGGAGAGAGTAAAATGACTAAAAAAACAATCATGCTCGTATGTTCTGCTGGGATGAGTACCAGTTTACTTGTAACAAAAATGCAAAAAGCTGCTGAAGAACAAGGAATTGATACGGATATTTTTGCCGTATCAGCTTCTGATGCCGATAATCAGCTAGCTTCTAAAGAAGTTGATGTTTTGCTGTTGGGACCACAAGTCCGCTTCATGAAGGCTGATTTTGAAAAACGTCTAGAACCAAAAGGAATCCCATTAGATATTATCAATATGGCAGATTATGGTTTGATGAATGGCGAAAAAGTATTACAACAAGCCATCCATTTAATTGAAAACAAATAAAGGACAGAGCATACTAAGATGTTCATATCGGAAACAAGCCGAAAAATCCAGCGAATAGGTCGCCTATTCAAGGATTTTTCGGCTTATTTTTTATACTAACCGCTTCAAATAACCATTCATTCTCAAATTTTTTTGAAGAATGGACTGATGTAGCGTATCTTCTTTTAGGGGATTAGATGAAAAAAAGTAGTTTATGCAGTTTATATGGCAGACGATTACTTACGAGAGACTTGAGAGAATGGACAGAGAGTTTTGAACAGATTCGCTATCAGAAACTAGCTGCCATTCATCTACAAGGAAATTGGTTAACATGTAATCGATGCAGCATGCGAACAAAAATAGGTAAATCAGAGCAAAAGCAACCAATCATCTTTTGTCCTGTTTGTCTTTTTTTAGGTCGTTGTGACAACACACAAGAATTATTTTTATTTGAACAACCTGAGTTGCCGAAAAGAAATGTCTGTTTTACTTGGACAGGAAAGTTAACGCCAACTCAACAAGCGATTTCTACGAACTTGGTCACTGATGTCTCGGGAAAACAGCACATGATTTGGGCTGTGACAGGAGCGGGAAAGACTGAGATGCTTTATGAAAAGGTCATAAAAACGTTAGAAAAAGGTGGACGAGTCGCATTAGTTTCACCTAGGGTTGATGTGTGCAACGAACTTTACCTACGTTTTTGTGGCGTTTTTCCAGAAGAAGACATTGTCCTGCTTCATGGAAAAAAGAAAGAAGCCTATCGCTTTAGTCCATTCGTGATTGCGACTACGCATCAGCTGTATCGTTTTTATCAGACGTTTGATCTGTTAGTCGTCGATGAGGTGGATGCGTTCCCTTTTGCAGGAGATCCTGGGTTAGCTTATGCTGTTGAAACTGCAATTAAACCAAAAGGAACATTTATCTATTTAAGTGCGACACCTAATGAGCAGCTACTGAAAAAAATCCGTTCAACCTTTTTGATCCATCAATTGCCACTTCGCTTTCATCAACGGTTATTGCCTGAACCACATTTGTTTTTTTGGAATGACTGGCCGAATAAATGTTTGAAAGAAAAAAAACTTCGACCACTTTTGAAGTGTCTAAACATGCTGCTCCAACAAAATCATGTCTTATTATTTTGTCCGTCGATTGCCTTGATGAATCGATTAGCCTCACTGTTAAAGCGTTGTTTACCCATGTACCGTATTACCGATGCATCCGCAAAAGATCCAAACCGTTCAGAAAAAGTTCAGCAAATGAGAAAGCAACAATATGATGTGTTACTTACTACAATGATTTTGGAACGTGGGGTAACATTTGCAAATGTGTCAGTGATCGTGTTAGGCGCTGATCACCGTGTTTTTACTAAATCTTCCCTTGTACAAATCGCTGGTCGAGCCGATCGAAAGGGAGATTTTACCAATAGCCAAGTCTATTTTTTCTATGAAGAACTGACAAAAGCTATCAAATTAGCCTGTCGTGAGATCAAAGAAATGAATCGTCAGGGAAAAAAGCAGCTTGCTATGAAAAATAGTGAGCCTAGAGGAGAAAAAACACATGAATCGTTGTAGTTATTGTCAAAAACAAGTCATCCGAAATTTGAAGATCAGCGAGATTCTTGGATTGGGAAAGATTCTTCCTCAGATTTGTGAGGACTGTTCAAATTTGTTTCGTCCGATAAATAAACAGCAAAGCTGTCGAACTTGCCAGAAAGAACTGCCTGGTGATATTACGTATTGTGAAGATTGTATCGCCTGGAAAAACGCCTATCCCAATTATGATTTCAGTCATCATGCTTGTTTTTACTATGATTCAGCCTTCAAAGAATGGTTAAAGCGCTATAAATTTATGGGAGATGTCCGACTGGCAGGTACATTTGCTAAACAGTTGCAAATAATACAACAAGAATTTAGCGATTATCAAATCTGTCCAATCCCACTAGCAACTGCTCGTTTAAAAGAACGTGGGTTTAATCAGGTCATTGAAATGTTGAGAGTAGCTAAAATACCTTATAGTCAACTGCTGACTCGCTCTGATCATTCACTTCCACAATCCCAAAAAACACGTCAGGAACGTTTAAAAACTACCCAACCTTTCAAATTAGCTGTTGTTCCAACGATCATCAAAGGGAAAAAAGTATTGTTGGTAGACGATGTCTATACGACGGGGCAAACCCTTTTTCATGCTGCTTCTTGTTTATTGCCACATGCTCCTGAAAAAATCCGCACCTTTTCGCTAGCTCGATAAATAAATGAAAAACGAATGTCCTTGATAGCGATTTAGTTTGCAAATGGATTAGAGTTCGATATAATGGTAGTAAGAAGAGGGAAAGAGTGGTCCTTCTCCTTCTTGATTGTGGTAGACGAAAGGGGTAATTTTTATGTTTAGATACAATGTACGCGGTGAAAATATCGAAGTAACTGAAGCGATTCGTGACTACGTTGAGAAAAAAGTAGGAAAACTTGAACGCTATTTCAGTGATGCACCCGATGCTACAGCACATGTAAATTTAAAAGTTTATACTGAAAAAACAGCGAAAGTGGAAGTAACTATTCCATTACCTTATCTTGTATTGCGTGCCGAAGAAACATCACCTGATCTTTATGCAAGTATTGATTTGGTAGTTGACAAATTGGAACGACAAATCCGCAAATTCAAAACAAAAATTAACCGTAAATCTCGCGAAACCGGTATGAACACAGCCGATGCAGCGGTATTATTCAATAACGAAGCTGACGATGCCGATCATGAAAATGATTCTGAATTAGACATTGTCCGCACGAAACGTTTATCACTGAAACCAATGGACAGTGAAGAGGCTGTTCTACAAATGAACATGCTTGGTCATAATTTCTTTATTTTTGAAGATGCAGAAACCAATGGTACAAGTATCGTTTACCGTCGTAAAGATGGCAAATACGGTTTGATTGAAACCGACTGATAAATAACAATTAGAAAAAGCAGTAAAAAGCTTGTGGCAAACCCTTCACGGTTTGCCACAGCTTCTTTTTTGTCTACGTCAGAAATTGTGAATTAATTGTGAATATATTACATTAATTGTGTTAAGATATTTCAATTATCTAGAACTAATGATAAAATAGAAACTAGAATCTACATAATCTGGATAATATATGTAAAAAGGAGATTATACAACGCATGGCCAATTTTATTCGTTCGATTATCGAAAATGATAAAAAAGAACTAAAACGTTTAGATCGTATTGCTAAAAAAGTAGAAGATCATGCTGACGAAATGGCAGCATTAACAGATGAACAATTACAAGCAAAAACAGCTGAGTTTAAAGCTCGCTATCAAAAAGGGGAAACTTTAGATCAATTATTACCGGAAGCCTTTGCGGTAGTTCGTGAAGCTGCCAAACGAGTGTTGGGACTTTATCCTTACCATGTACAATTGATGGGGGGGATCGTTCTTCACGATGGAAATATCCCAGAGATGCGTACTGGTGAAGGGAAAACTTTAACAGCGACAATGCCGGTTTATTTGAATGCATTGACGGGAGAAGGCGTTCACGTCGTTACTGTCAATGAATACCTGGCTACTCGTGACTCCTCTGAAATGGGCGAATTATATAACTTTTTAGGTTTAACAGTTGGCTTGAATATCAATTCAAAATCAGCGGACGAAAAACGAGATGCTTACAATTGTGATATTACCTATAGTACCAATAATGAATTAGGTTTCGACTATCTAAGAGACAACATGGTCGTTTATCGTCATCAAATGGTTCAAAGACCATTGAATTATGCGATTGTCGATGAAGTCGATTCGATCTTGATCGATGAAGCAAGAACACCGTTGATTATTTCAGGTCAAGCTGAAAAATCAACAGCTTTATATACAAGAACAGATAATTTTGTGAAACGTTTGAAAGAAGAAGAAGATTATAAAATCGATGTGCAATCGAAAACAATCAGCTTGACTGAAGCAGGGATCGAGAAAGCCGAAGAAACATTTGGCTTAGAAAATCTATATGATATTGAAAATACTGCCTTAACCCACCATCTGGATCAAGCATTGCGTGCCAACTATATCATGATCTTGGATATTGATTATGTGGTCCAAGATGGAAAAGTCTTGATCGTTGACCAATTTACTGGTCGTATCATGGATGGACGCCGCTACTCTGATGGATTACATCAGGCGATTGAAGCAAAAGAAGGCGTAGAGATCGAAGACGAAACGAAGACGATGGCGACAATCACGTTCCAGAACTATTTCCGAATGTATAAGAAACTGTCAGGTATGACTGGTACAGCAAAAACAGAAGAAGAAGAGTTTCGGGAAATCTATAATATTCAAGTTTGTCAAATCCCAACAAATCGTCCAGTCATTCGTGACGACCGACCTGATTTGTTATATCCAACATTGACTAGCAAGTTCCAAGCGGTGGTGCAAGACATCAAAGAACGTTACCGCAAAGGACAACCTGTTCTTGTCGGAACGGTAGCAGTGGAAACTTCAGAATTATTGTCTGATATGTTGAATCGTGAACGTATCCCACATGAAGTATTGAATGCAAAAAACCACTTCAAAGAAGCGGAGATCATCATGAATGCTGGTCAAAAAGGT harbors:
- a CDS encoding DEAD/DEAH box helicase; translated protein: MKKSSLCSLYGRRLLTRDLREWTESFEQIRYQKLAAIHLQGNWLTCNRCSMRTKIGKSEQKQPIIFCPVCLFLGRCDNTQELFLFEQPELPKRNVCFTWTGKLTPTQQAISTNLVTDVSGKQHMIWAVTGAGKTEMLYEKVIKTLEKGGRVALVSPRVDVCNELYLRFCGVFPEEDIVLLHGKKKEAYRFSPFVIATTHQLYRFYQTFDLLVVDEVDAFPFAGDPGLAYAVETAIKPKGTFIYLSATPNEQLLKKIRSTFLIHQLPLRFHQRLLPEPHLFFWNDWPNKCLKEKKLRPLLKCLNMLLQQNHVLLFCPSIALMNRLASLLKRCLPMYRITDASAKDPNRSEKVQQMRKQQYDVLLTTMILERGVTFANVSVIVLGADHRVFTKSSLVQIAGRADRKGDFTNSQVYFFYEELTKAIKLACREIKEMNRQGKKQLAMKNSEPRGEKTHESL
- a CDS encoding PTS sugar transporter subunit IIB encodes the protein MTKKTIMLVCSAGMSTSLLVTKMQKAAEEQGIDTDIFAVSASDADNQLASKEVDVLLLGPQVRFMKADFEKRLEPKGIPLDIINMADYGLMNGEKVLQQAIHLIENK
- the hpf gene encoding ribosome hibernation-promoting factor, HPF/YfiA family; protein product: MFRYNVRGENIEVTEAIRDYVEKKVGKLERYFSDAPDATAHVNLKVYTEKTAKVEVTIPLPYLVLRAEETSPDLYASIDLVVDKLERQIRKFKTKINRKSRETGMNTADAAVLFNNEADDADHENDSELDIVRTKRLSLKPMDSEEAVLQMNMLGHNFFIFEDAETNGTSIVYRRKDGKYGLIETD
- the secA gene encoding preprotein translocase subunit SecA, which encodes MANFIRSIIENDKKELKRLDRIAKKVEDHADEMAALTDEQLQAKTAEFKARYQKGETLDQLLPEAFAVVREAAKRVLGLYPYHVQLMGGIVLHDGNIPEMRTGEGKTLTATMPVYLNALTGEGVHVVTVNEYLATRDSSEMGELYNFLGLTVGLNINSKSADEKRDAYNCDITYSTNNELGFDYLRDNMVVYRHQMVQRPLNYAIVDEVDSILIDEARTPLIISGQAEKSTALYTRTDNFVKRLKEEEDYKIDVQSKTISLTEAGIEKAEETFGLENLYDIENTALTHHLDQALRANYIMILDIDYVVQDGKVLIVDQFTGRIMDGRRYSDGLHQAIEAKEGVEIEDETKTMATITFQNYFRMYKKLSGMTGTAKTEEEEFREIYNIQVCQIPTNRPVIRDDRPDLLYPTLTSKFQAVVQDIKERYRKGQPVLVGTVAVETSELLSDMLNRERIPHEVLNAKNHFKEAEIIMNAGQKGAVTIATNMAGRGTDIKLGLGVRELGGLAVIGTERHESRRIDNQLRGRAGRQGDPGMSQFYLSLEDDLMKRFGSERIKAFLDRMKIGEEDAVIQSKMLTKQVESAQKRVEGNNYDTRKNVLQYDDVMREQREVIYKQRQEVIMEETSLSKPMMNMIKRTISRVVDAHTQLEKDNWNLEGIVDFAGSTLVHEDSISIDDLKGKEPQQIKEYLNELAQEVFNTKANQLNGPEQLLEFEKVVILRVVDSKWTDHIDAMDQLRQSIGLRAYGQNNPLVEYQTEGYKMFEEMVGAIEYEVTRLFMKAEIRQNVQREQVSTGEAVQPTTGDAKENSNTSAKKQPVHVNKVGRNDPCPCGSGKKYKNCHGKDEN
- a CDS encoding ComF family protein, translating into MNRCSYCQKQVIRNLKISEILGLGKILPQICEDCSNLFRPINKQQSCRTCQKELPGDITYCEDCIAWKNAYPNYDFSHHACFYYDSAFKEWLKRYKFMGDVRLAGTFAKQLQIIQQEFSDYQICPIPLATARLKERGFNQVIEMLRVAKIPYSQLLTRSDHSLPQSQKTRQERLKTTQPFKLAVVPTIIKGKKVLLVDDVYTTGQTLFHAASCLLPHAPEKIRTFSLAR